Proteins found in one Planococcus citri chromosome 2, ihPlaCitr1.1, whole genome shotgun sequence genomic segment:
- the LOC135836185 gene encoding uncharacterized protein LOC135836185, with protein MSGSLSIGSSLEFAGTSVDNATCDDVGGENSLVDVDDVKHGLSKADASPSSRSRVVVFDIDDTLCKSDFIGIRAGEKALKIAIKNHPECPFIFSDEWEDRSFMRKLHVFLPYLQIVFDYLLQQGVRIVFFSCSMKKRNVSVIPELLISFWGREKFEALKAKGQFEIFSAEHVRPCTTFQDEGTCVKDLKVVIRGDETLSDAILVEGVISFAAYDQKPVLNIIELKEWCLSDNYRHIPLSRAGKSNNFPLNSVYYMFGVFRTYFENEKFKVLPLREGLRQILPEDACSLISFFLKHSFANDMIELGLSEVQKVVPDAIYY; from the exons ATGAGTGGTTCTCTCAGTATTGGTAGCAGTTTAGAATTCGCTGGCACTTCTGTTGATAATGCTACGTGTGATGATGTTGGCGGTGAAAATTCACTAGTTGATGTTGATG atgtAAAACACGGATTATCGAAAGCAGATGCATCCCCGTCAAGCAGAAGCCGTGTTGTAGTCTTCGATATTGACGATACGCTTTGCAAAAGTGATTTTATTGGAATCAGAGCGGGCGAGAAAGCATTAAAAATCGCCATAAAGAACCATCCGGAGTGCCCATTTATTTTCTCTGACGAATGGGAAGACCGAAGTTTTATGAGAAAACTACATGTATTTTTACCTTACCTGCAAATTGTATTCGATTACTTATTGCAGCAAGGGGTacgaattgtatttttttcttgtagtATGAAGAAAAGAAATGTATCAGTCATCCCTGAATTACTTATATCTTTCTGGGGCAGAGAGAAATTTGAAGCACTGAAAGCGAAAGGacaattcgaaattttctctgCGGAACATGTACGACCATGTACTACATTTCAGGACGAAGGAACATGTGTGAAAGATTTAAAAGTCGTTATTCGAGGCGATGAAACGTTATCAGATGCCATCTTAGTAGAAGGTGTAATCAGTTTTGCTGCTTATGACCAGAAACCAGTTTTAAATATTATAGAGTTAAAGGAATGGTGTTTAAGTGACAACTATCGTCACATTCCACTTTCTCGCGCCGGAAAATCTAATAATTTTCCTCTGAATAGTGTGTACTACATGTTCGGTGTATTCagaacctattttgaaaatgaaaaatttaaagtattGCCTTTGAGGGAGGGCTTACGTCAAATTTTACCCGAAGATGCGTGCagtctcatttcattttttttaaagcattctTTTGCCAATGATATGATCGAATTAGGATTATCAGAGGTGCAAAAGGTGGTACCTGATGCCATATATTATTGA
- the LOC135836186 gene encoding sperm-associated antigen 7 homolog — MDLLGSILNSMDKPPSVNEKERLRRKKAKEAMQLQQNKEKEKLKAFRDDAEKKINEFELDETKTKLPFPPSDRILRGIIHEIAQDAGMVSYSFGEEGIDRYIVVYKKEFVPSEDELNALRKGEEWNEEKARQIAEKRKREEEEEEEYTKKKRENDKFVPASNYQTKYQHLIGLESAKDAAKKTGINKQYGFVPSENKKDSRSIEQTLADIQKKKAKKPDSQDPSSESSSAQ, encoded by the exons ATGGATTTGTTAGGTTCAATATTGAATTCCATGGATAAACCACCCAGTGTGAATGAAAAGGAACGATTGCGGCgcaaaa AAGCCAAAGAGGCGATGCAATTACAGCAAAAcaaagaaaaagagaaattgAAAGCTTTTCGAGACGAT GCTGAGAAAAAGATCAACGAATTTGAACTGGACGAAACTAAGACGAAATTACCATTTCCTCCTAGTGACAGAATTTTACGCGGTATAAT ACATGAAATCGCTCAAGATGCTGGTATGGTTTCGTATTCCTTTGGAGAAGAAGGAATCGATCGTTATATCGTAGTTTATAAGAAAGAATTCGTGCCCTCAGAAGACGAATTGAATGCCCTTCGAAAAGGTGAAGAATGGAACGAAGAGAAAGCTAGACAAATAGCTGAAAAA AGGAAACGAGAAGAGGAGGAAGAGGAAGAATACACTAAGAAGAAACGCGAAAACGATAAATTTGTCCCGGCTTCCAATTATCAAACTAAATATCAGCACTTGATTGGCTTGGAGAGCGCCAAAGACGCAGCTAAAAAGACTGGAATAAATAAGCAATACGGTTTCG TTCCAAGCGAAAATAAGAAGGATTCTAGATCCATTGAGCAAACTCTTGCCGATATAcagaagaaaaaagcaaaaaaacccGATTCCCAGGATCCTTCTTCAGAGAGTAGTTCTGCGCAATGA